TGTTTCCTTTTCCTTGCTCATCGAGGCGTTTTGCAAATCGACAAGCCTCCCAGAGCACCCATTCTCCTAGCTCCACAATTAATCCTGTTGACTCTGCTATTGGAATAAATTTAACAGGTGAGATCATGCCTTGCGTGGGATGAAACCAGCGAATAAGCGCTTCAAAGCCAACCACTTCAAGAGTTTGGCAATCAACCTGAGGTTGATAAAACAACTCAAATTGTTGCTCTTTAATAGCAATACGTAACTCATTTTCTATCATCAAACGCTCTTTTGCCGCAGCATTAAGCTCTTGATTATAAAAGTGGTAGGTATTTCGTCCTTTTGCCTTTGCTTCATACATTGCTAAATCAGCATGTTTAAGCAATTGATCTTCTTCCGGACTATCATCAGGGGCCATGGTAATGCCAATACTGGCACTAATGATCACTTCATTACTGCCAAGTTTAATGGGTTGGCAGATTGTTTCTTGGATGGTCATCGCGACTTCGGCAGCTTTATGTTTGTCATCAATACCACTGAGTAACACAGCAAATTCATCGCCCCCTAAACGGGCCACTGTATCTTCTGCACGAAGCCTTTGCTTTAAGCGATTTGCAACTTGGAGTAAAAGCTGATCGCCAGCATCATGACCGAGGGTATCGTTTATGCGCTTAAATTCATCTAAGTCAAAATAAAACAACGCAAAGGCATAGTGGCCTCTTTCCGCTAACGCCATTGATTTACGTAACTGCATGCGAAAAAACGCTCGATTTGCTAACCCTGTTAATGTATCAAAATAAGCCAGCTGCTCCATTTTACGCTGACTTTCTTTAACAAATGAGATGTCCTGAGCAGAAGCAACATAACTTGAGATACTATTATCAGCTTCGCGAATTGGAGAGACACTTAATGACACCCAAATAGGCTGGTCATCAATACTCTTTAAAACCGTATCTCCTCGCCAGTGATGGCGAGAACGTATATCCATATCAATATCATCCAACAATATTTGCATATCGTTCGAAATGATACTGAGTAATGGTGAGCCTAAGAAATCTTCTTTTGCAAAGCCACTCATTTCAATCAGTTTGGGATTCACATATTCAATCTCAAAGTTAGCATTGGCAATCACCACACCACTTCCTGAGAACTCCACAGCTTTTGATAGCCTATTGGCCGCTTTTTCTGCCTGCTCTTTTTCTTCTATTCGCTGATTTAAACCATCAACTAATTTATTTATGTCGAGCGCCATCACTTGAAAAGCGCTATTTAACGAGCCGATCTCATCCTTATTCACTGCTGGAAATTGGGTGTTAAATTGGCCTTTACCAAAACTAGAGACTGATTGAACTAAAGTATAAATGCGCTTCAATACCAGCTGAAACAAAGCTTGGTGTAGCAATAATGCAACTAAAACAGCGTATAAAATAAATAAACCAAAAAACTTAATCTCTAATTCATCTAAAGCAGAGAGGGCCCGAGAACGCTTTTTATACACACCAACATACCAGCTAAGCGACTCAATTTTACGAATATTCACTAAATGCACTTCGCCATCTTCTATAAAATCATCTGATAAATCTTTAAAGTCCATGGCTACAACACTTTTTATTAAACCATTTAGTTCCTCTGCAATCTGGCTTGATGTCTCAAGTAACTCATTCATTTTACCTTCTTGCTGAAAAATTTGATGGTTCAGCTTTGGATGAGCCAGCACTTCACCCCGCTCATCAAAAACAAAAAACTGTTGTTCACGGTCTGATAAAGGAAAATTTTTGATTAAATTACTCAGTTCTAAGTCACTTCCGGTAACGCCGATAAACTCACCTTTTACATACAAAGGGACGATTAAACTTGTAACCCATTTGTGCCAAATATCATCGTAATAGACAGGTGTCCAAACCGCATCTCGGGAAGGATTGTTTTCGCTTGAAGCTACAGTGAAAAAGATATCATCAGAAAACTGGTGTTCGGCTTCAACCTGAAGTGCCCAGTTTGGAGGGGAAATCCGTATAAAGTTGTTTGTAGAAATAAAATAAAAATTGAAAAACTCTTCAGTCAGTGTTGGCGAAATTTGCTGCCAAAGCACTTCACTATTGTGAAATAAATTCTGGTACTGTTCATTAAACACTGTTTGCGGTAAAAATGCTGCCGACAAACCATCGGGCGCCGCACTACGCACACTCCCATCATCAACAAACGATAAAGGCGTAACTGGAATTTCTGCATTGGTTAGCCCTAAATCAAATAATTGTTTTTTAACAACTTGATTGGCTTTTTGCGCAATCGCTTCTTTATTGTGAATGACTCGGTTGAATTGATTTATAAAACTTTCGCTAGAGTGTTTTAGAGCATCATGCTCTTCAAAAATCAATTGTTTACGTTCGGACTTGAGCATGAATACCGCAGCACTGATCCCTGCAATTAAACAAATCGCAGAAATTAGAATTGATAATTTAATGCTTAATGAATGAATGCCAAAACGCGAAGGCAACTGACTGTATCCCAAAACAAAACCTTCCAAAAGTTAGTGCGTAATTGCGTTATTTAACCCTGTGAATATAAAAGAATATCACACTTAGTAACACCTTTTTTTACTATTTTGTTGCTTCATTTGATCCGTCTGTTAAAACCTACATTAATCAGTCAACAACTGAAAAGAAGTGTTGACTTTCACTACAAGTATTTTTACATTGAAGTCTATGAAACATATTACACGTATTTACTTTTTTAGCTTTTTTATGCACCACCAAAATTTTGGAGGCGATTCAGTCACGGCATAAACAAGTCAAATACGAATTCAAGCCTCCCACCCGGGAGGCTTTTTTTTTGCAACATTGGGAATGAGGAAAAAACCATGGCAAATGATGTACTCGATGCATTAAGAAAAGACATCAATGAAATAGATGCAGAGTTATTAGTACTGTTGGCAAAACGACGCAGGATCAGCCACTCAGTAGTTGAATACAAAATCGCTCACAATAAACCGATCCGCGATGAAGAGCGTGAGTTAATTGTGCTTGAGAAGTTAATTTCCTACGGTAAGTCACTCGGCTTAGATGGGTATTACGTAAACAATGTATTTCAAACCATTATTGAAGATTCCGTATTACACCAACAGGCCATGTTGCAGCAAAACCTCAATCCTGAGAGCTTAAATGAAACAAATCGTGTTGCTTACCTCGGCGGTCAAGGTTCATATAGTCAATTGGCTTGCCATAAATATTTTAGTCGCCGTCCGGGTCAAGTCATCGAGCTTGGATGCGATAGTTTCCAAAAAATCACCCAGCTAGTTGAAACCGGCCAAGCCGATTACGGGCTATTGCCAATAGAGAATACCTGCTCAGGGAGTATTAATGAGGTTTATGACCTCTTACAGCACGCGCAAGTCTCTATTGTTGGCGAGTTAACTCAATCAGTTGAGCACTGCCTCATCGCACAACCTGGCGTTGAACTGCAAGATATCACTAAAGTCTTTGGCCACCCTCAACCCTTTGCTCAATGTAGTCAATTTGTGCAAGGACTCGGTGATATGCAATTGTCCTACTGTGACTCAACCTCCAGTGCGATACAAGAAGCACTGAAAACCAAAAACAGTGCAGCTATAGCATCTGCTCAAGCAGGTAAAAACGCAGGATTAGAAGTCGTGAAATCAGCGGTGGCCAATCAACCCGATAACCACAGTCGTTTTATTGTTGTCGCTCGTAAAGCCATGCAAGTGTCTAAACAAATCCCAACAAAAACCACATTAATTATGGCAACCGCACAAAGTGCAGGAGCCTTAGCCGATGCGTTAATGATTTTCAAACAACAGCAGATCAACCTAGTTAAACTTGAATCTCGTCCTGTCCCTGGTAACCCTTGGGAAGAAGTATTTTACGTTGATTTAGAAGCGAATTTAGCACAAAGCAATGTCAAACGTGCATTGGAATCTTTGAAGGAAGTAACTGAGTATATTCGTATTCTTGGCTGCTACCCAAGTGAATCAATGAAAGCCGTCAAAGTTAATACCCCATCATCTCACGCCATAGAAAATTAACTTTCTTGAGGCTTAAAACAGATAAAACCGCAATAGAGCAAGCCTTTATTGCGGTTTTTTAAAACAAATCAGTTAATCAAGAACTTTAGCGTCATTTGCCTTATTAAGTAAGGCTTTACTCTGCTTTAAAAAATGTTCAGCTGAGTCTGAGAAAAAATGCTTCGCTTGGCTAAATGACTCTATTAAAGCCGTTTTATCGCCAGCCTTTAGTTTTGCAAGTGTTGCTTGATATGTATCTTGATAAGATGCCAGCAAAGGAGCAACATTATCAAATTGCGCCAGCATAATATCAGCATACAGTTCTGGGGATTGCGCAAATAATCTCCCGACCATCATTAGCTCCAATTGATAAATCGGCGACGAGCACGATTTTATTTCTTCTAAGCTATGAGGTTGTTTTGCTAAAAACTGCCCGTAGACAAACGTGGTTAAATGCCGCATAACCTGAACAATTTGCATCGCTTCATCATGTTTATCTGCTGGCATATCGACTAACTGACTTCCCCAAACCGCGAGCTGGGCAAGAAATTGGTGGGTTTTATCCCCTTCTCGACCGCGACAAACAACAATCGTTTGTTTGACCCAATGTTCAATGTCAGGACCAAACATCGGATGTAACCCAAGAACTTCGCCGGTATGAGCATGTAACATTAACAGGAGTGGTTTTTCTTTCACGCTGGTGATATCAACAAGCAAGCAATCTGGATCTAATGGGGGTAAAGCTGACACCACGTCACTGACGGCATTAATAGGAACAGAAATCAGCACAAGTTTTGCACCAGCTAGAATGTCTTCTTGCTCAGCGTGATTGGCTTTATCTAAAATCCTAACTTCGATTCCTGAACGTTGAAATTGTTTAGCAAATAGTTTACCCATCGCACCCTGACCACCCACGATGACTGCAGGAGATAAATCAGGTGCAACACAAGCAAGTTCAGATTGTTGATTTTGATAAGATTCTCGCATCATACGTCGCAAAATATCTTCAACTAAATCTGGGTTCACTCCTTGCTCTTGCGCTTGAATACGACGCGCTTCAATCAGCTGAGCCTCTCTGCTTGGCACATAAACAGGGGCGCCAAACTCTTTTTTTAATAACCCAACTTGTTCAGTCAAGCGATTACGCTTTGCCAGCATGGCCACTAATTGAGTATCGCAGAGATCGATTTCGTCTCTAAGGAGGGTTAATTGCGATTGAAGGTCGTCATTCATGTAAAGTATTCAGTACAGCAGTAAATAATATATTACAGATAGTAACAAGATTCTGATTCAAGTAAAACCCTAAAACAGAAGCTAAGTCGTTTTGACTAAATACTGATTGAGCAAATAACTCGCACTGGAACTTATGTGTAAAACACTCTAAACAGACTGTATGACAAATACCAGTTATGTTTGGTTTTATGGATGATAAAAACGAAACAGGCCGATGTTTTGCAACATCGGCCTGTTTTTGCATCTGAAAATCAGACGTATTAGTTAAGTTTTTCTCTAATACGTGCAGACTTACCAGAACGCTCACGTAGGTAGTAAAGCTTAGCACGACGAACTGCACCGCGACGCTTAACTTCTACGCTATCAACTAAAGGGCTGTGTGTTTGGAATACACGCTCAACACCTTCACCGTTCGAGATTTTACGAACTGTGAAAGATGAGTGTAGACCACGGTTACGCTTAGCGATTACCACACCTTCAAACGCCTGTAGACGCTCTTTAGCACCTTCTTTAACTCGTACTTTAACGTTAACCGTGTCACCAGGGCCAAACGCAGGTACGTCAGTTTTTAGTTGCTCATCTTCGAGCACTTTGATCAAATTTTGGTTTACTTTTGCCATTATATTTCTCACTTTCCTAGGTGTAACTGTCTTCTAGCCACAAACAGAGTTATGTTCTTGCTGAAACTCAGCAAGTAGCTCAGTCTGCTCCTCAGTCAGAGCTAGGTTATACAACAAGTCTGGACGTCTTAACCAAGTTCTCCCTAATGACTGCTTTAGCCGCCATTTCGCGATTGCTTGGTGGTTACCACTGAGTAATACAGTAGGAACTTGTTTACCATCCAATATTTCCGGCCGAGTATAATGAGGACAATCTAACAAGCCATCCGAAAATGAATCTTGCTCTGCTGACTGATTGTGTCCTAACACTCCAGGCACTAATCGAGCGACTGTGTCGATTAATGTCATTGCAGGTAGTTCACCACCACTCATTATAAAATCACCTATTGACCATTCTTCGTCAACGTACGATTCTATAATTCGCTCATCTATACCTTCATAGCGACCCGCTACGAGGATCAGCTTTTCTTGCGAGGCAAGTTCTGCCGCACCTTGCTGATCTAGTTTACGCCCTTGAGGGGACATATAAATTACTTTTGCACCTTCACCTGCAGCCGCTTTTGCTTGCGCAATCGCTTTTTGCAGTGGTTCAACCATCATTAACATTCCAGGCCCGCCACCATAGGGGCGGTCATCAACGGTACGATGCTTGTCTAAAGCATAATCCCGAGGATTCCAACAATGAAAATCAATTAAACCTTGTTTCACTGCCCGACCAGTCACGCCTTGCTTGGTAATTGCATCAAACATTTCTGGGAAAAGGCTTATCACCCCCACCCATAACTGCGATTTATCTACCATTAAAAGCTTGGATCCCAATCGACCGTAATCTCTCTGGCGTCCGCATCCACATTCTTAATAACTGAATCTGTTAAATATGGAATTAAACGTTCAGATTGACCAAAACCATCGTTACTATTTGCTTTCACAACTAGCACATCGTTTGATCCTGTCTCCATCAAGTCATCGACTGTCCCTAAGCTGTAACCTTTATCAGTTACAACAGACATACCGATGAGGTCTCGCCAATAGAATTCACCTTGCGGTAATTCTGGAAGTTGCGCTTCAACGACAGCGATTTCAGCGTTTGTATAAGCAACCGCTTGATCTCTATCATCTATATTCGCAAACTTGGCGATAAATCCTTTACTGTGACGACGCCAGTCGACCACTGCAAGGGATTGCCATTTACCTTGTTGACCTATCAACCATGGGCTGAAATCGAAAATCCCTACGGGATCATCAGTAAATGAATGTACCTTAAGCCAGCCCTTTATACCGTAAGGGGCTCCGAGCTTTCCTACTACTATTGAGGTGTTCTCTTGACTCATGGTTACACTTACGCCTATTAAGCCGCTTTACGAGCGTCTTTAACAATTTTAGCTACGCGATCTGTAAGAGATGCACCTTGACCTACCCAGTGTTCAACACGAGTTAAATCAACACGAATTTTCTCTTCCTGACCTTGAGCAATTGGATTAAAGAAACCAACTTTCTCGATGAAGCGACCGTCACGCGAGAAACGGCTATCCGCAACCACAATTTGATAGAAAGGACGCTTTTTAGCGCCACCACGTTGCAAACGAATAGTTACCATACCGTCCTCTAAATAGATTGACTGTTTTCATTAATATTAAACCCTCCTATTCGGAGAGCTGGAGAATTGTACGAATTTTTACTATTAATGCAAGCAAGAAGTGCGTTTTAAGGCAATTTTTATTGCGAAAATTGAACGAAGTACTGTTTTATATACAGTTTACTCACAGCGAATGTTCAGACTTTCCATAACAAAAAAGAGGCACAACGCCTCTTTTTTGTTTGAAGATACACTCTTTTAGAATTTTGGCCCACCCATCATGCCCGGAGGCATCATGTTTTTCATGCCGCGCATCATTTTCATCATGCCGCCTTTGCCTTTCATTTTCTTCATCATTTTTTGCATTTGGGTAAACTGTTTTAAAAGCTTGTTTACATCTTGCACTTGAGTGCCTGAGCCCGCCGCGATACGCTTTTTGCGTGAACCTTTGATGATTTCTGGACGGATACGCTCTTTCATCGTCATCGAGCTAATAATCGCTTCCATTTGTACAAACGATTTGTCACCCATCTGATCTTTAACTGAGTCAGGTAAATTTGCCATGCCAGGCAATTTATCGAGCATAGACATCATACCCCCCATATTTTTCATTTGCTTTAATTGATCAGCAAAATCTTCAAGGGTAAACCCATCGCCTTTAAGCACTTTGTTAGCAACTTTGGCAGCTTGCTCTTTATCCACTTTCATCTCGACTTCTTCGATTAATGAAAGTACGTCGCCCATGCCTAATATACGTGACGCGATCCGATCTGGGTGGAAAGGTTCAAGTGCATCGGTGCGCTCACCTACCCCCATAAACTTGATTGGTTTACCGGTAATATGACGAATAGATAATGCGGCACCGCCCCGTGCATCACCATCAGTTTTAGTTAAAATCACCCCTGTAAGTGGCAATGCTTCGTCAAATGCTTTGGCAGTATTGGCCGCATCTTGACCTGTCATGGAGTCAACAACAAACAGTGTTTCGATTGGCTTGACTGCGTGATGAAGCGCTTTAATTTCATCCATCATATCGCTATCAACGTGAAGTCGCCCTGCGGTATCTAGGATGACAACATCAATAAACTTACGTTTAGCATGATCAATTGCGCCGTTGGCGATATCTACAGGCTTTTGAGAAATATCACTTGGAAAAAAATCGACCTTGACTTCGGTCGCTAAAGTTTCAAGCTGTTTTATCGCCGCGGGGCGATAAACATCGGCACTCACCACTAATACTGACTTTTTCTTACGTTCAGTTAGAAACTTAGCAAGCTTTGCAACGCTGGTTGTTTTACCCGCCCCTTGCAAACCCGCCATCATGATAACAGCTGGCGGTTGGGCGTTTAGGTTGAGCTCTTCATTGGCTTCCCCCATCGCTTTTTCTAATTCTTGGCGTACAATTTTAACAAATACTTGGCCAGGGCTCAGACTTTTGGTGACTTCAGCACCAACAGCGCGCTCTTTTACGACTTTAACAAAGTCACGTACAACCGGTAACGCTACATCAGCTTCAAGCAATGCCATGCGTACTTCACGCAACGTGTCTTTAATATTCTCTTCAGTTAAGCGACCTCGGCCACTAATATTCTTTAGGGTTTTACCTAAACGTTCCTGTAAGTTTTCAAACATGCAAACTTATCCGCTAATGCTACAAAATTAAGGCGATTATACCTAAGAATCACAATTAGAAAACATCCACGAGAGAAGTTAAATGGATAATCTTTAACAATTAACGATATACACTATGCAAGTGGCCCCGCTTAAAATACAATAAGGATACAATTTGACCCTGTGGCACGCTTTGGTGTCCTGAAACGATTTAGCATGTTATTACTCAGTTTAACG
This region of Pseudoalteromonas ulvae UL12 genomic DNA includes:
- the rpsP gene encoding 30S ribosomal protein S16 → MVTIRLQRGGAKKRPFYQIVVADSRFSRDGRFIEKVGFFNPIAQGQEEKIRVDLTRVEHWVGQGASLTDRVAKIVKDARKAA
- the rimM gene encoding ribosome maturation factor RimM (Essential for efficient processing of 16S rRNA) is translated as MSQENTSIVVGKLGAPYGIKGWLKVHSFTDDPVGIFDFSPWLIGQQGKWQSLAVVDWRRHSKGFIAKFANIDDRDQAVAYTNAEIAVVEAQLPELPQGEFYWRDLIGMSVVTDKGYSLGTVDDLMETGSNDVLVVKANSNDGFGQSERLIPYLTDSVIKNVDADAREITVDWDPSF
- the ffh gene encoding signal recognition particle protein, whose amino-acid sequence is MFENLQERLGKTLKNISGRGRLTEENIKDTLREVRMALLEADVALPVVRDFVKVVKERAVGAEVTKSLSPGQVFVKIVRQELEKAMGEANEELNLNAQPPAVIMMAGLQGAGKTTSVAKLAKFLTERKKKSVLVVSADVYRPAAIKQLETLATEVKVDFFPSDISQKPVDIANGAIDHAKRKFIDVVILDTAGRLHVDSDMMDEIKALHHAVKPIETLFVVDSMTGQDAANTAKAFDEALPLTGVILTKTDGDARGGAALSIRHITGKPIKFMGVGERTDALEPFHPDRIASRILGMGDVLSLIEEVEMKVDKEQAAKVANKVLKGDGFTLEDFADQLKQMKNMGGMMSMLDKLPGMANLPDSVKDQMGDKSFVQMEAIISSMTMKERIRPEIIKGSRKKRIAAGSGTQVQDVNKLLKQFTQMQKMMKKMKGKGGMMKMMRGMKNMMPPGMMGGPKF
- the trmD gene encoding tRNA (guanosine(37)-N1)-methyltransferase TrmD, which encodes MVDKSQLWVGVISLFPEMFDAITKQGVTGRAVKQGLIDFHCWNPRDYALDKHRTVDDRPYGGGPGMLMMVEPLQKAIAQAKAAAGEGAKVIYMSPQGRKLDQQGAAELASQEKLILVAGRYEGIDERIIESYVDEEWSIGDFIMSGGELPAMTLIDTVARLVPGVLGHNQSAEQDSFSDGLLDCPHYTRPEILDGKQVPTVLLSGNHQAIAKWRLKQSLGRTWLRRPDLLYNLALTEEQTELLAEFQQEHNSVCG
- a CDS encoding bifunctional diguanylate cyclase/phosphodiesterase, with amino-acid sequence MGYSQLPSRFGIHSLSIKLSILISAICLIAGISAAVFMLKSERKQLIFEEHDALKHSSESFINQFNRVIHNKEAIAQKANQVVKKQLFDLGLTNAEIPVTPLSFVDDGSVRSAAPDGLSAAFLPQTVFNEQYQNLFHNSEVLWQQISPTLTEEFFNFYFISTNNFIRISPPNWALQVEAEHQFSDDIFFTVASSENNPSRDAVWTPVYYDDIWHKWVTSLIVPLYVKGEFIGVTGSDLELSNLIKNFPLSDREQQFFVFDERGEVLAHPKLNHQIFQQEGKMNELLETSSQIAEELNGLIKSVVAMDFKDLSDDFIEDGEVHLVNIRKIESLSWYVGVYKKRSRALSALDELEIKFFGLFILYAVLVALLLHQALFQLVLKRIYTLVQSVSSFGKGQFNTQFPAVNKDEIGSLNSAFQVMALDINKLVDGLNQRIEEKEQAEKAANRLSKAVEFSGSGVVIANANFEIEYVNPKLIEMSGFAKEDFLGSPLLSIISNDMQILLDDIDMDIRSRHHWRGDTVLKSIDDQPIWVSLSVSPIREADNSISSYVASAQDISFVKESQRKMEQLAYFDTLTGLANRAFFRMQLRKSMALAERGHYAFALFYFDLDEFKRINDTLGHDAGDQLLLQVANRLKQRLRAEDTVARLGGDEFAVLLSGIDDKHKAAEVAMTIQETICQPIKLGSNEVIISASIGITMAPDDSPEEDQLLKHADLAMYEAKAKGRNTYHFYNQELNAAAKERLMIENELRIAIKEQQFELFYQPQVDCQTLEVVGFEALIRWFHPTQGMISPVKFIPIAESTGLIVELGEWVLWEACRFAKRLDEQGKGNNISINLSARQFKDSNLKALLSSIIIKTGINPRSLHLELTESMLMGDVEIAINQLHELKMLGVSLSIDDFGTGYSSLSYLKRFPVDILKVDRSFVKDIPQDSNDMEITAAIIAMAQKLNLNVVAEGVETIEQIEFLKNNNCFIVQGYFFSPPLAEGDVAGLYQQLALKKH
- the rplS gene encoding 50S ribosomal protein L19, whose amino-acid sequence is MAKVNQNLIKVLEDEQLKTDVPAFGPGDTVNVKVRVKEGAKERLQAFEGVVIAKRNRGLHSSFTVRKISNGEGVERVFQTHSPLVDSVEVKRRGAVRRAKLYYLRERSGKSARIREKLN
- a CDS encoding chorismate mutase, whose protein sequence is MANDVLDALRKDINEIDAELLVLLAKRRRISHSVVEYKIAHNKPIRDEERELIVLEKLISYGKSLGLDGYYVNNVFQTIIEDSVLHQQAMLQQNLNPESLNETNRVAYLGGQGSYSQLACHKYFSRRPGQVIELGCDSFQKITQLVETGQADYGLLPIENTCSGSINEVYDLLQHAQVSIVGELTQSVEHCLIAQPGVELQDITKVFGHPQPFAQCSQFVQGLGDMQLSYCDSTSSAIQEALKTKNSAAIASAQAGKNAGLEVVKSAVANQPDNHSRFIVVARKAMQVSKQIPTKTTLIMATAQSAGALADALMIFKQQQINLVKLESRPVPGNPWEEVFYVDLEANLAQSNVKRALESLKEVTEYIRILGCYPSESMKAVKVNTPSSHAIEN
- the tyrA gene encoding bifunctional chorismate mutase/prephenate dehydrogenase; this encodes MNDDLQSQLTLLRDEIDLCDTQLVAMLAKRNRLTEQVGLLKKEFGAPVYVPSREAQLIEARRIQAQEQGVNPDLVEDILRRMMRESYQNQQSELACVAPDLSPAVIVGGQGAMGKLFAKQFQRSGIEVRILDKANHAEQEDILAGAKLVLISVPINAVSDVVSALPPLDPDCLLVDITSVKEKPLLLMLHAHTGEVLGLHPMFGPDIEHWVKQTIVVCRGREGDKTHQFLAQLAVWGSQLVDMPADKHDEAMQIVQVMRHLTTFVYGQFLAKQPHSLEEIKSCSSPIYQLELMMVGRLFAQSPELYADIMLAQFDNVAPLLASYQDTYQATLAKLKAGDKTALIESFSQAKHFFSDSAEHFLKQSKALLNKANDAKVLD